Proteins encoded by one window of Rhodobacteraceae bacterium IMCC1335:
- the phaR gene encoding polyhydroxyalkanoate synthesis repressor PhaR, with product MSTANKPLLIKRYASRRLYNTETSDYVTLEDIAGFVRNGRDVQIVDLKSGDDLTRQYLLQIIAEHESRGESVLPINVLNDLVRSYTTQASSIVPQVLAMSFDMMRDGQAKIFENMGGGNALSQMPGFDALRAQQEAFVKAMTSGFAAWPGTAEDNPAAASPAPQAAPTTSSAADEDLQQIKSQLADLQEKLSKLGS from the coding sequence GTGTCTACAGCCAATAAACCTTTGTTGATCAAGCGCTACGCGAGCCGGCGTTTATATAATACGGAAACCAGCGATTATGTGACGCTTGAAGATATTGCAGGCTTCGTGCGTAACGGGCGCGACGTTCAAATCGTTGATTTGAAGTCTGGCGATGATTTAACCCGCCAATATTTATTGCAAATTATCGCCGAGCATGAAAGCCGCGGTGAAAGCGTTCTTCCAATCAATGTATTGAATGATTTGGTGCGCAGTTACACGACGCAGGCATCGAGTATCGTGCCGCAGGTCTTAGCCATGTCTTTTGATATGATGCGCGATGGTCAAGCGAAAATTTTTGAAAATATGGGCGGGGGTAACGCTTTGTCGCAAATGCCCGGTTTTGATGCTTTGCGCGCGCAGCAAGAGGCGTTTGTGAAAGCGATGACATCGGGCTTCGCGGCCTGGCCAGGTACGGCCGAGGATAATCCCGCAGCGGCAAGCCCAGCGCCACAGGCCGCGCCTACAACGTCAAGCGCGGCTGATGAAGATTTGCAGCAAATCAAAAGCCAATTGGCGGATCTTCAAGAAAAGCTGAGCAAGCTGGGATCTTAA
- a CDS encoding phasin, PhaP, with translation MKNLNDMTGFFKDMMGAFPVDTKAFEEAMKGTTALNEKFASVAVEAAEKSAEISNKWTKETLSRLSAISKAKAEPADYVKAMTEFASAQAEVAAENMAAFAEVAKKVQTDTVDLMMTAGKDFSEDASAAVRKATKKTVA, from the coding sequence ATGAAAAATTTGAACGATATGACGGGTTTTTTCAAAGATATGATGGGTGCATTTCCTGTTGATACAAAGGCTTTCGAAGAAGCGATGAAAGGCACGACAGCCCTGAATGAGAAATTTGCCAGCGTGGCAGTGGAAGCTGCGGAAAAAAGCGCTGAAATCTCAAACAAATGGACAAAAGAGACATTGTCGCGTTTGAGCGCAATTTCGAAAGCGAAAGCAGAGCCAGCCGATTATGTAAAGGCGATGACAGAGTTTGCCTCTGCGCAGGCTGAAGTTGCGGCTGAAAATATGGCAGCCTTTGCTGAAGTGGCAAAGAAAGTTCAGACTGACACGGTTGATTTGATGATGACCGCGGGTAAGGATTTCAGCGAAGACGCATCTGCTGCGGTTAGGAAAGCCACCAAAAAAACGGTGGCCTAA
- the phaC gene encoding class I poly(R)-hydroxyalkanoic acid synthase → MTRKDNAVAEKADQMSENLVKLEELSQRFLTLVQKKQAVAPALSGPGPDLMVKASHAYWEEAVKNPARLMAQQVEYWGKSLSHFATLQQSLGGMQSAGEESSATNPDPRFSNPMWQSHPYFSFVKDQYLQNAAALRSAARSMDGLAPVEQKRLSFFTDQIIDMMAPTNFLGTNPDALERAIETDGQSLIDGLENLISDLEDNQGELVVKLANDKVFELGVNIANSPGKVVFENRMFELLQYSPSSEGVYAIPLLIFPPWINKFYVLDLKAQNSLIKWLTEQGFSVFVVSWVNPDDSYRDVGLETYIEDGFLTAIREVKARTGQSRVNAVGYCIGGTTLALTLALLKKRGESSVNSASFFTTLTDFSQQGEFTPFLQNDFVDGIEQEVAQRGMLKSFVMARTFSFLRANDLIYKPAIKSYMMGEAPPAFDLLFWNGDGTNLPGRMAVQYLRELCQSDAFATQGIMLLGERLHLKDVSVPVCAIGCETDHIAAWKDSYRGVQGMGSRSKKFILSQSGHIAGIINPPSKKKYGHFTNQDLALSSDVWQKTADFNSGSWWPSWSAWLNRRSGKKIAARHFSEAERESLPDAPGRYVRL, encoded by the coding sequence ATGACAAGAAAAGACAATGCAGTTGCAGAAAAAGCTGACCAAATGAGTGAGAACTTGGTCAAGCTGGAAGAGCTGTCGCAGCGCTTTTTAACGCTTGTGCAAAAGAAACAAGCGGTCGCCCCGGCTTTGAGCGGCCCCGGCCCGGATTTGATGGTCAAAGCTTCGCATGCTTATTGGGAAGAGGCGGTAAAGAACCCGGCGCGATTAATGGCGCAGCAAGTTGAATATTGGGGTAAATCTCTAAGCCATTTTGCAACGCTGCAGCAAAGCCTTGGCGGAATGCAAAGCGCGGGTGAAGAATCATCAGCCACCAATCCGGATCCCCGGTTTTCCAATCCGATGTGGCAGAGCCATCCTTATTTTAGTTTTGTAAAAGACCAATATTTGCAAAATGCGGCAGCTTTGCGCAGCGCGGCGCGCAGCATGGATGGCTTGGCACCCGTCGAACAAAAACGCCTGTCATTTTTTACCGATCAAATCATTGATATGATGGCGCCCACAAATTTTCTTGGCACCAATCCAGATGCGCTGGAACGCGCGATCGAAACAGATGGTCAATCTTTGATCGATGGGTTGGAAAACCTAATCTCGGATTTAGAGGATAACCAGGGTGAACTGGTTGTGAAGCTGGCAAATGACAAAGTGTTCGAATTGGGGGTCAATATTGCCAATAGCCCGGGCAAGGTTGTTTTTGAAAATCGGATGTTTGAATTGCTTCAATACAGCCCCTCCAGCGAAGGTGTCTACGCGATTCCCTTGCTGATTTTTCCGCCTTGGATCAATAAATTTTACGTTTTGGATCTAAAAGCCCAGAACAGTCTTATTAAATGGCTGACAGAGCAGGGCTTTAGCGTGTTTGTGGTATCTTGGGTGAATCCGGATGACAGTTACCGTGATGTTGGGTTGGAAACATATATCGAAGATGGGTTTTTAACCGCGATCCGCGAAGTGAAAGCGCGTACCGGACAGAGCCGGGTGAACGCGGTTGGCTATTGCATTGGCGGCACAACATTAGCGCTGACCTTGGCGCTGCTGAAGAAACGCGGAGAGTCTTCGGTGAATTCGGCAAGCTTCTTCACCACATTAACGGATTTCTCACAACAGGGAGAATTCACCCCATTCCTGCAAAATGATTTTGTCGATGGGATTGAACAAGAAGTTGCGCAGCGCGGTATGCTGAAAAGCTTTGTTATGGCGCGTACGTTCAGCTTTTTGCGCGCCAATGATCTGATTTATAAGCCGGCGATAAAAAGTTACATGATGGGCGAAGCGCCGCCGGCGTTTGATCTGCTTTTTTGGAACGGGGATGGTACCAATCTTCCCGGGCGGATGGCGGTGCAATATTTGCGCGAATTATGCCAAAGTGATGCCTTCGCCACACAAGGCATAATGCTGCTGGGGGAGCGTCTGCATTTAAAAGATGTCAGCGTTCCCGTATGCGCGATTGGCTGCGAGACCGATCATATCGCCGCCTGGAAAGACAGTTATCGGGGCGTGCAGGGGATGGGCAGCCGCTCAAAAAAGTTTATTTTATCCCAGTCAGGCCATATCGCAGGAATTATAAACCCTCCTAGTAAAAAGAAATATGGCCATTTCACGAATCAAGATTTAGCCCTCTCTAGTGACGTTTGGCAAAAAACAGCAGATTTTAATTCTGGCAGTTGGTGGCCCAGTTGGAGCGCATGGCTGAACCGTCGGTCCGGTAAAAAAATCGCCGCGCGCCATTTTTCCGAAGCTGAGCGTGAAAGCCTTCCCGATGCACCCGGGCGTTATGTGCGGCTCTAG
- the phaZ gene encoding polyhydroxyalkanoate depolymerase, producing MRFMANYDFMETMRNTNQWIGASAQAFASNPGFAMMPNPALEWMAAWGQVTERSFQRMSVKPDWGIDSMPGADGRDHLVEPKAVLKAPFGDLVHFDVQDRPTAPRKVLLVAPMSGHYATLLRSTVKSLIPDCEVYITDWHNARDIPVSDGKFDIEDYTLYLVDYLRHLGPDTHVIAVCQPVPLALAATAYLAQEDPKAQPLSLTLIGGPIDPDANPTDVTDFGHRVTMGQLEQTLIQRVGFKYAGVGRKVYPGLLQLSSFMSMNAERHTLAFRDQVLKVIRGEASDHDPHNKFYDEYLAVMDMTAEFYLSTVERIFKSREIAQNTFSIAGKAIDFGAITDVAIKTVEGAKDDISAPGQCVAALALCTGLSADKKASHLEPDAGHYGIFAGKSWRNNIRPLVLEFIDANSKRRQETRSKKATQRKV from the coding sequence ATGCGGTTTATGGCGAATTATGATTTTATGGAAACCATGCGCAATACCAACCAATGGATTGGTGCAAGCGCACAAGCCTTTGCCTCAAATCCCGGTTTCGCAATGATGCCTAACCCTGCGCTTGAATGGATGGCCGCCTGGGGGCAAGTAACCGAGCGCAGTTTCCAACGGATGAGCGTAAAACCCGATTGGGGAATTGATAGCATGCCCGGTGCAGATGGGCGGGACCATTTGGTAGAGCCAAAAGCCGTTTTGAAAGCCCCCTTTGGCGACTTGGTGCATTTTGACGTACAAGATCGGCCCACCGCGCCGCGAAAAGTGTTGTTGGTGGCACCCATGTCGGGCCATTATGCGACCTTGCTGCGCTCGACAGTGAAAAGCCTGATCCCCGATTGTGAAGTTTATATCACCGATTGGCATAATGCGCGGGACATTCCTGTATCGGATGGTAAATTCGATATTGAAGATTATACGCTTTATTTGGTGGATTATTTGCGCCATCTGGGACCCGACACGCATGTAATCGCCGTGTGCCAACCCGTGCCCTTGGCGCTGGCCGCCACAGCCTATCTGGCGCAAGAAGATCCAAAAGCCCAGCCCCTCAGCCTGACCTTAATCGGGGGGCCAATTGATCCGGATGCAAACCCAACCGATGTCACTGATTTTGGCCATCGCGTCACAATGGGGCAGCTTGAACAGACCCTGATCCAGCGCGTTGGGTTTAAATATGCTGGCGTTGGCCGAAAAGTTTATCCCGGGTTACTTCAATTATCCTCATTTATGTCGATGAATGCCGAGCGCCACACGCTGGCCTTTCGCGATCAAGTTTTGAAAGTGATCCGCGGCGAGGCATCGGATCACGATCCGCATAACAAGTTCTATGACGAATATCTTGCAGTTATGGACATGACCGCTGAATTTTATCTGAGCACCGTTGAACGCATTTTCAAATCGCGCGAGATCGCGCAAAACACGTTTAGCATCGCGGGTAAGGCGATTGATTTTGGCGCAATAACGGATGTGGCCATCAAAACCGTAGAAGGTGCCAAAGATGATATCTCAGCGCCGGGCCAATGCGTCGCAGCGCTGGCGCTTTGCACGGGGCTGTCAGCGGATAAGAAAGCCAGCCATTTAGAACCCGATGCCGGGCATTATGGTATTTTTGCTGGCAAAAGTTGGCGCAACAACATTCGCCCCTTGGTGCTCGAATTTATCGATGCGAACAGCAAACGGCGCCAAGAAACACGCTCCAAAAAAGCAACTCAGCGCAAGGTTTAG
- a CDS encoding gfo/Idh/MocA family oxidoreductase, with the protein MTKTVRWGILGAANFAKQHMAPAMQLARNTELVALGTSDGAKAAPFKALAPGLKVHNSYDAVLNDPDIDAVYIPLPNHLHVAWVKKAIAAGKHVLCEKPIAMQASEIDELIALRDSAGLMLVEAYMIVHHPQWQYAKALFESGVIGDLVQVDGVFSYNNAEDVANIRNRPDTGGGSLPDIGVYTFGSARYVTGQEPETILDATITWENGVDVWAGVTAQFPGFRFMGVTSMRMDARQEMNFHGTNGFIRLTAPFNPQVFGQAEVELHQGGEAKQVKRFPNENHYTRQLEAFQASLHEGADYACPLEFSQGTQRMIDQVFQKARG; encoded by the coding sequence ATGACGAAGACAGTGCGCTGGGGAATATTGGGGGCGGCTAACTTCGCCAAACAGCATATGGCGCCGGCGATGCAACTGGCCCGCAACACAGAATTGGTGGCGCTTGGCACCTCGGATGGTGCAAAAGCAGCTCCGTTCAAAGCCCTAGCCCCTGGGCTGAAAGTGCATAACAGTTATGACGCCGTTTTGAACGATCCTGATATTGACGCTGTCTATATTCCCTTGCCCAACCATCTGCATGTGGCATGGGTCAAAAAAGCCATTGCCGCTGGCAAGCATGTTTTATGCGAAAAACCGATTGCGATGCAGGCGTCGGAAATTGATGAGCTTATTGCGCTGCGCGACAGCGCGGGTTTGATGCTGGTCGAAGCTTATATGATCGTTCATCATCCACAATGGCAGTACGCAAAGGCACTTTTTGAAAGCGGTGTGATCGGAGATCTGGTGCAGGTCGATGGCGTCTTTTCATATAATAACGCAGAAGATGTGGCTAATATCCGCAACCGACCGGATACGGGTGGCGGCAGTTTGCCCGATATCGGGGTTTATACATTTGGCAGTGCGCGCTATGTGACCGGACAAGAGCCTGAGACGATTTTGGACGCCACGATAACGTGGGAAAACGGGGTAGATGTTTGGGCTGGCGTCACGGCGCAATTTCCCGGCTTTCGGTTTATGGGCGTGACATCAATGCGCATGGATGCGCGGCAGGAAATGAATTTTCATGGAACCAATGGGTTTATTCGCCTCACCGCGCCTTTCAATCCGCAGGTTTTTGGACAGGCAGAGGTTGAACTGCACCAAGGGGGCGAGGCGAAACAAGTCAAACGCTTTCCAAATGAGAACCATTATACGCGCCAGCTTGAAGCGTTTCAGGCCAGCCTTCATGAGGGCGCGGACTATGCTTGTCCGTTAGAGTTTTCACAAGGCACGCAACGGATGATTGATCAGGTTTTCCAAAAAGCGCGCGGCTAA
- the rpoH gene encoding RNA polymerase sigma factor RpoH, whose product MANYSNLPAPTPEGGLSRYLQEIRKFPMLEHEEEYMLGKRWVEKQDTQAAHKMVTSHLRLAAKIAMGYRGYGLPQAEVISEANVGLMQAVKRFDPEKGFRLATYAMWWIRASIQEYILRSWSLVKMGTTSAQKKLFFNLRKAKSRIGALEDGDMHPDKVHKIATDLGVSEEEVVNMNRRLSGGDASLNVQIGADGEGSMQWQDWLEDEDADQAGDYEAKDELELRRAMLEQAMEVLNPREKDILIKRRLDEQSITLEDLSEEYNVTRERIRQIEVRAFEKLQQEMRRLAVDKGMLSAV is encoded by the coding sequence ATGGCAAATTATTCTAACCTTCCCGCTCCAACCCCAGAAGGGGGTTTAAGCCGATATTTGCAAGAGATCCGTAAATTTCCAATGCTTGAGCATGAAGAAGAATATATGCTGGGCAAACGTTGGGTGGAAAAACAGGATACACAAGCTGCGCATAAAATGGTGACCTCGCATTTGCGGCTGGCGGCAAAAATTGCCATGGGCTACCGCGGCTATGGGTTGCCGCAGGCAGAAGTGATTTCAGAGGCCAATGTTGGTTTGATGCAGGCTGTAAAGCGCTTTGATCCTGAAAAGGGGTTTCGCCTTGCCACCTATGCCATGTGGTGGATAAGGGCGAGCATTCAAGAATATATTTTGCGCAGCTGGTCTTTGGTAAAAATGGGCACCACAAGCGCGCAAAAGAAGTTGTTTTTTAATCTTCGCAAAGCCAAGTCGCGCATCGGCGCGCTGGAAGATGGGGATATGCATCCCGATAAAGTGCATAAAATTGCAACAGATTTGGGCGTCAGCGAAGAGGAGGTGGTGAATATGAACCGCCGTCTGTCCGGCGGGGATGCCTCTTTGAATGTACAAATCGGGGCTGATGGCGAAGGCTCGATGCAATGGCAGGATTGGCTGGAAGATGAAGACGCGGATCAAGCGGGCGATTATGAGGCCAAAGATGAGCTAGAGCTGCGTCGCGCCATGCTTGAGCAAGCGATGGAAGTGTTAAACCCGCGTGAGAAAGATATTTTGATCAAACGCCGGCTTGATGAGCAATCAATCACTTTGGAAGATTTGAGCGAAGAATATAACGTAACCCGTGAACGTATTCGCCAGATTGAAGTGCGCGCTTTTGAAAAGTTGCAACAGGAAATGCGGCGGCTTGCTGTTGATAAAGGCATGCTCAGCGCCGTCTAG
- a CDS encoding RluA family pseudouridine synthase, with product MTTTLIEFQIAADPPARLDKALFRDAPAQAELSRTYLTRLILAGAVRINQAPQNNPKAKVMEGAQVQIELPCSAELDLTPENIPLRVVYEDDALIVIDKPAGMVVHPAPGSPTGTLVHALLHHCADSLSGIGGEKRPGIVHRIDKDTSGLLVVAKSDKAHHGLAKQFELHKVERAYRAICYGVPDANEPRLRGVRGVNFEAGNVMKITTHLARHRTDRQRQAVFFEGGRHAVTRARLLESYGRPATLSLIECQLETGRTHQIRVHLAHTGHGLLGDPVYGGRRKIAKKALSEASLALVSGFSRQALHAAVLGFEHPMSGKKMRFEAPYPTDLKTLLEALEKDG from the coding sequence ATGACGACTACCCTTATTGAATTTCAGATCGCAGCGGACCCTCCTGCGCGCCTTGATAAAGCGCTTTTTCGCGATGCACCAGCGCAGGCTGAGCTTTCCCGTACATATTTAACGCGTTTGATCCTGGCTGGTGCGGTTCGGATCAATCAGGCGCCCCAAAACAACCCAAAAGCCAAAGTTATGGAAGGGGCGCAGGTTCAGATTGAACTTCCCTGCTCTGCCGAGCTTGATTTAACGCCCGAAAATATTCCTTTGCGCGTGGTCTATGAAGATGACGCGTTGATCGTGATTGATAAACCCGCCGGGATGGTCGTGCATCCCGCGCCCGGATCGCCCACCGGCACGCTGGTGCATGCTTTGTTGCATCATTGCGCCGATAGCCTGTCGGGGATTGGCGGTGAAAAGCGCCCGGGAATCGTGCATCGCATTGATAAGGACACATCCGGGCTTTTGGTGGTTGCGAAATCGGATAAGGCGCATCACGGTTTGGCCAAGCAATTTGAATTGCACAAAGTAGAGCGGGCTTATCGCGCGATTTGTTACGGTGTGCCAGATGCCAATGAACCCCGGTTAAGAGGGGTGCGCGGGGTGAATTTTGAAGCGGGAAATGTGATGAAAATCACCACGCATCTGGCCCGCCATCGTACGGACCGCCAGCGTCAAGCGGTATTTTTTGAAGGTGGCCGCCATGCCGTAACCCGGGCGCGATTGCTGGAAAGTTATGGACGCCCTGCGACCCTTTCGTTGATTGAATGCCAGCTCGAAACCGGGCGCACGCATCAAATTCGCGTGCATCTGGCGCATACTGGCCACGGCCTCTTGGGGGATCCAGTTTATGGCGGCCGGCGAAAGATTGCTAAAAAAGCTTTGTCCGAGGCCAGCTTGGCCTTGGTAAGTGGTTTTTCAAGGCAGGCTTTGCATGCGGCTGTATTGGGGTTTGAACACCCGATGTCCGGCAAGAAGATGCGATTTGAAGCGCCATACCCCACCGATTTAAAAACCCTCCTAGAGGCGCTGGAAAAAGATGGCTAA
- a CDS encoding FAD-dependent thymidylate synthase has protein sequence MPLSSDQQAEIAEQRRHTQPTLRAVSQGMEDHLYTAYPVLDHGFVRVIDYMGDDAAICQAARVSYGKGTKSVQNDEGLVRYLMRHWHSTPFEMCEVKLHVKLPVFVARQWIRHRTANVNEYSARYSILDREFYIPAPESLASQSVVNNQGRGAALSGQEAERVLRYLRDDAMRAYDHYEEMISQEGQDGLARELARMNLPANIYTQWYWKVDLHNLLHFLRLRADAHAQYEIRVYADEICKLVADWVPFAYRAFEDYRMGGATLSSTALACVRRMLRGEAVTQENSGMSAGEWREFQTTLAD, from the coding sequence ATGCCCCTTTCATCCGATCAGCAGGCGGAAATCGCGGAACAGCGCCGCCATACGCAGCCGACTTTAAGGGCTGTCAGCCAGGGGATGGAGGATCACCTATACACTGCCTATCCCGTGCTGGATCACGGGTTTGTGCGTGTGATTGATTACATGGGCGATGATGCGGCGATTTGCCAAGCGGCGCGGGTGAGCTACGGCAAAGGCACCAAATCGGTTCAAAATGATGAAGGGCTTGTGCGCTATTTGATGCGGCATTGGCACTCAACGCCTTTTGAAATGTGCGAAGTGAAGCTGCATGTGAAGCTGCCGGTTTTTGTGGCGCGTCAATGGATCCGCCATCGTACGGCCAATGTGAACGAATATTCGGCCCGCTATTCTATCTTGGACCGCGAATTTTACATCCCAGCGCCCGAATCCCTTGCATCGCAATCTGTGGTGAACAATCAGGGGCGCGGCGCGGCGCTTAGCGGGCAAGAAGCCGAGCGGGTTCTGCGCTATCTGCGCGATGATGCGATGCGCGCCTATGATCATTATGAGGAAATGATTTCTCAGGAGGGTCAGGATGGCTTGGCCAGAGAATTGGCGCGTATGAATTTGCCTGCGAATATTTATACGCAATGGTATTGGAAGGTGGATTTGCACAATCTGTTGCATTTTTTACGTCTGCGCGCTGATGCGCATGCGCAATATGAAATCCGCGTCTATGCGGATGAAATTTGTAAACTGGTGGCCGATTGGGTGCCCTTCGCCTATCGGGCGTTTGAAGATTATCGTATGGGGGGGGCAACGCTCTCAAGCACTGCGTTGGCTTGCGTGCGGCGGATGCTCAGAGGCGAGGCGGTCACGCAGGAAAACTCTGGGATGAGCGCCGGCGAATGGCGTGAGTTTCAAACAACGCTGGCAGATTAG
- a CDS encoding lactoylglutathione lyase, which translates to MGTRYLHTMVRVKDLDKSIAFFKLLGLVQTRRSDYEKGRFSLVFMAPEGQEDCPVELTYNWDGDEGLPSDSRHFGHLAYLVDNIYDMCQHLQENGVVINRPPRDGHMAFVRSPDNISVELLQKGDALPPAEPWVSMDNTGHW; encoded by the coding sequence ATGGGCACGCGATATTTACATACGATGGTTCGGGTCAAAGACCTTGATAAATCAATCGCATTTTTCAAGTTACTGGGGTTGGTTCAAACGCGGCGCTCGGATTATGAAAAAGGTCGGTTTTCCTTAGTCTTCATGGCGCCCGAGGGCCAAGAAGATTGCCCTGTCGAGTTGACTTACAATTGGGATGGCGATGAAGGCTTGCCAAGCGACAGCCGGCATTTTGGCCATTTGGCGTATTTGGTGGATAATATTTATGACATGTGCCAGCATTTGCAGGAGAATGGGGTTGTGATCAATCGCCCCCCCCGTGATGGACATATGGCCTTCGTGCGCTCGCCCGATAATATCTCGGTTGAACTGCTGCAAAAGGGCGATGCGCTACCGCCCGCTGAGCCTTGGGTATCTATGGACAATACCGGCCATTGGTAA